The proteins below are encoded in one region of Segatella copri:
- a CDS encoding chain-length determining protein has protein sequence MEKNNNNLEVIDLRIIIKKIWSKRKLYYIVLPIVFVLSCAYILCIPRTYTSSLSLAPEVNNNSNIGGTLGSLASSFGIDLGNMETTDAINPMLYPDLMEDNGFVVGLFDIKVKTKDGNVKCSYYDYLTKHQEYTFWAKGFGYIKKLFQEKKATRVSKKINPYMLSKKQDDVASAIRKNITINIDKKTAVITISTEAQDPLICKTIADSVKERLQVYITNYRTRKARVDEQYYKTLMTEAKHEYEKARQRYGSYADANTDVQLASLQSKQDDMENDMQLKYNAYSAMVTQYQAAKAKVQERTPAFTVVKGAAVPIKAAKPKRMLFVLGMLVLGIILSSLYIIKDDLLGKVNS, from the coding sequence ATGGAAAAAAATAATAATAACCTTGAGGTAATTGATCTCAGAATCATTATAAAGAAGATATGGTCTAAGAGAAAACTATACTATATCGTATTACCTATAGTATTTGTTCTCTCTTGCGCATATATTCTTTGTATACCTCGTACATATACATCAAGTCTGAGTTTAGCACCTGAGGTGAACAACAATTCAAATATTGGTGGTACACTAGGTTCGTTGGCCTCTTCTTTTGGTATTGACCTTGGAAATATGGAGACAACCGACGCTATAAACCCGATGCTCTACCCTGACTTGATGGAAGACAATGGTTTCGTAGTTGGATTATTTGATATCAAGGTAAAAACAAAAGACGGAAACGTAAAATGCAGTTATTACGATTATCTGACTAAACATCAAGAGTATACTTTCTGGGCAAAGGGATTTGGTTACATCAAAAAACTCTTTCAAGAGAAGAAAGCAACAAGAGTTTCTAAAAAGATCAATCCTTACATGCTTTCAAAGAAACAAGATGATGTAGCATCAGCCATCCGTAAGAACATCACAATCAATATTGACAAGAAAACTGCTGTTATCACCATTTCTACAGAGGCTCAAGACCCACTGATTTGCAAGACTATTGCAGATTCCGTAAAAGAGCGTCTTCAGGTATATATCACAAACTACCGAACCCGCAAAGCTCGTGTAGACGAACAATACTATAAGACCCTCATGACTGAAGCAAAGCATGAGTACGAAAAAGCTCGCCAAAGATATGGTTCATACGCTGATGCCAATACTGATGTGCAGTTGGCTAGTTTGCAATCAAAGCAAGATGATATGGAAAACGATATGCAGCTAAAGTATAATGCTTATAGTGCAATGGTAACACAATATCAGGCAGCCAAAGCAAAAGTACAAGAACGCACGCCAGCCTTTACGGTAGTAAAAGGAGCTGCAGTGCCAATAAAAGCAGCCAAGCCAAAGCGTATGCTATTTGTACTGGGAATGCTAGTATTAGGAATTATTCTATCAAGTTTATACATTATAAAAGATGACTTATTAGGAAAAGTCAATTCGTAG
- a CDS encoding lipopolysaccharide biosynthesis protein encodes MDANKRIITNTIAQYTKSIINICLSLYSTRLILEALNISDYGVYSVVAGVVGMFGYLANSLVVTTQRYISYYYGAGDKEYVKKVFANSLLVHIIICAIFCAILIPIGNYVVGSFLNIAADRVNAALAVYYVTILMLVMTIGSTPFKALLIAHENIVYISVVEVIDGVLKLALAIVLMNLDVDKLIFYSIMMLVILSLNFMAYFGYCKIKYEESRITFKRNIIDNQCMGQIVGFAGWTTFGMLAGLSQTQGTAIILNKVFGTIMNASFGIASQVNGAIRFVSTSILNAMNPQIMKAEGQGDRHEMLSLAGKESKFSSALMIIISIPLMYEMPSILAFWLKTVPPNTEVFCRALMIAFICDQTTLGLHAANQAMGKIKIYTIATTLPKILLIPIMWGALKLGGSIEVAMACYIAIELLVALFRLPYMHHSANLNIRNYISKVIIPLVPLCVIECVVCHLMTSIQQFPFRFLITGMVSLMASSVAIWFFTFTKSERNYFIKLIKRK; translated from the coding sequence ATGGATGCAAACAAAAGAATTATCACTAACACGATAGCTCAATATACAAAATCCATCATCAATATCTGCCTCTCGCTATATTCTACCCGTCTTATTCTTGAGGCATTGAATATCAGCGATTATGGAGTCTATTCTGTTGTGGCAGGTGTAGTAGGAATGTTTGGGTATCTTGCCAATTCGCTTGTAGTTACAACCCAACGATACATATCCTATTATTATGGTGCTGGCGACAAGGAATATGTCAAAAAGGTATTTGCCAATAGCTTATTAGTACACATAATCATCTGTGCAATTTTCTGCGCTATCCTCATTCCTATAGGAAATTATGTGGTAGGTTCTTTTCTGAATATAGCAGCAGACAGAGTAAACGCTGCATTGGCTGTATATTATGTTACAATACTGATGCTGGTCATGACCATTGGCTCTACACCATTCAAGGCTTTGCTTATTGCACATGAAAACATTGTTTATATATCTGTTGTGGAAGTTATAGATGGTGTCTTGAAATTGGCACTGGCTATCGTATTGATGAACTTAGATGTAGACAAACTGATTTTCTATTCCATAATGATGCTGGTCATCTTATCGCTCAACTTTATGGCGTATTTCGGCTATTGCAAAATAAAATATGAGGAAAGCAGAATTACCTTCAAACGAAATATCATAGACAATCAATGCATGGGTCAGATAGTAGGTTTTGCAGGTTGGACAACCTTCGGCATGTTGGCGGGATTATCCCAGACTCAAGGTACGGCCATTATCCTGAACAAAGTATTCGGTACCATCATGAATGCATCATTCGGCATAGCTTCACAAGTGAACGGAGCCATCAGATTTGTGTCAACCTCGATCCTTAATGCCATGAATCCACAAATTATGAAGGCCGAAGGACAAGGTGACCGACATGAGATGCTTTCTTTAGCAGGTAAAGAGAGTAAATTTTCTTCAGCGCTAATGATAATCATATCGATACCTCTAATGTATGAGATGCCAAGCATATTGGCTTTTTGGCTAAAGACTGTACCACCAAATACAGAGGTTTTCTGTCGAGCACTCATGATAGCTTTCATCTGTGACCAGACAACTTTAGGACTTCATGCTGCCAATCAAGCAATGGGCAAAATCAAGATCTATACCATAGCCACGACATTGCCCAAAATACTGCTTATTCCTATCATGTGGGGAGCACTCAAGTTGGGAGGCTCTATAGAAGTTGCTATGGCATGCTATATTGCAATAGAATTACTGGTAGCATTATTCCGACTACCATATATGCATCATTCAGCAAATCTGAATATTAGGAACTACATATCCAAAGTGATTATACCACTTGTACCTCTATGCGTCATAGAATGTGTCGTATGTCATTTGATGACAAGTATACAGCAATTTCCATTCAGATTTCTTATCACAGGAATGGTATCATTGATGGCAAGCAGTGTTGCAATATGGTTTTTCACTTTTACTAAGTCGGAAAGAAACTATTTCATTAAACTTATAAAGAGAAAATAA